The Zingiber officinale cultivar Zhangliang unplaced genomic scaffold, Zo_v1.1 ctg222, whole genome shotgun sequence DNA window TTTACCTAACAAAATTTGTCCAAAATTTTGCTTTGGACGTTGTGAACAATTAAGTCCTCAACAGACAGACAACcaaaaggttgaagagactcaaACAAAAGAACCTAAATTAATACAAATATAAGAGGAATAAATAGCACCTCAAGGCGGCGTCTTCCCTGGCCTGGAGGCCTGCGAGGTCGATGAAGCACTTGTCGACGTCAAGTGGATCCTCCGCCTTCTTCAGAAACGTGaagtccttgatatagttggctTTAAGAAGCCGGACGTTCCTTCGAGCCCCCGCCTTAGAACTTCCCTCTTGTGCGCATCACCAACAAGCAGTCAAGGATACAAATCTAAAGCAAATTCGAAGAAGTAAAAGATGAAGGCGGGAGGAGGATATGGATGACGAGAATGTTGGAGGGGCGATCGTAGGCGACGATTTGGCCTTCGATTTCGTCGTTGAGAGTGGTTCTGAGGGAAAGCACGCAGCCCACGGCAAGCTCCTCGCCGACGCTTCCTTCCATGGGGTTCGCCTTGGTGTAGCCCGATTCGATCGCAGGATCCCTAATAAACAAACCGCCACGTCAATCTTATTGGGCCTGATTTAATTGTTGAGTCGGCCTAATTTCAAGCCCTCACAGATCATGTGCCGTGCATGCCTAGCGAGAAGAGAAGATGCTCCATTTTAATCGAGGGAGAAAGATCTTCTTTCCCATAAATTAttctttgatttttattttcagtgaaataaaataaatacttttaaaaagtagccaaaactaaagagaaaatgcataaaatttctcttttattgcATTCAAATCATACATCAAATTACAATCAAGTATATAAATACAGAATATCTATACAATTAATATActtataaatattatataatcTCTCAAATTCACAGCTCTTTTAAAATACGAGCAGTGATTTAAATCTGATTAatttaaagaaaaacaaaaatatatatgctcCAAAATGTGAAAACCATTGGCGTCACACCTCGTGTATTCTGTTGAGCAGCGATCTCGCCTTCTTCCCTGCCTGCGGCGACCCCTCGGTCACCAGTGAGTACAACGGCGGCATCACCACCGGCATACTCCGCAGCAATTCCACCACCTCCGCCCCGCCGTTCACGCACAGCGACAACAACGCCGATACGCAGCTTTCCCTCCCCGACCGCGACGTCCCCGTAGACCGGAAGAACTCCACTAGGCGAGAGATTGCCCCGTCGTAGCATAGGATCTTCGCCGTTCCGTCCGGATGCTCGGCGATCTTTGCGAGCACCGCCATTGAGTCGTTAGCAAGGTTCCCCTTTTCTTGGCCGGAGAGAAGAGCCATTAGCGCCGGGACTGCCCCtgattccaaaatctttactTGGTTGCTTGAACAGAGTGAGAGACCGAAGATTGTGACGATGGCGTTCTTCTTTCCACGGTAAGATCCTTCCCTCATCAACTCCACCAGCAAGGGAATCGCCTCTGGCAAATCCCCGATTGCGGCGCGGTATTCCTCTACCAACGAGAGGTAGAATAGGATGGCCACGGCGTTCTGCTGCGCCTCCACCTTGAAAGTTAGTCTGATGACGTCCACAACGAGGCCGAGTCCACCGACCTCGACGATTGCCCTTGCGCCGCTTGGGTGCTTCGAGAGATTCAGCAGCGCCGCCATCGCGTTGTCCTGCGTTGACGAGTCCATCGAGGAGGAGAGATGGAGGAGCCACGGCACAGCGCCGGCCTCCACCAAACAAGCCCTGTTGAACACGTTGGATTTCGATAGCCTCCTGACCTCGAACGCGGCCCTCCTCTGTTCCAGGCTCGTCGGGAACGCGAGCTTGCGGACGAGGAATGCCGCCGCCATCTTCATTGCACCAGCCGCGGCAGAGCTCGGCGGCGTCGCAGTTTTGCTCCCATCACGCTTTTGCTTTGAATTGGGTTCGGGGAAGGAGAGGTTCTTGCTGGCGCAGAGCTGTTCGACCAAATGCTGGACGGCGTAATTGGAGACAAAAGTGGTGTCGGTGAGCTTCTTGCCGGTGACGGGGCAGGTAAGGCAGCCGGACTTGAGCCACTTGGATATGGAGGCGCGGTCGTAGGTCTGCCCCGTGGCGATCGTCACGGGGTCGAGCATGAGCTCCAGAGAGATGGGGCACCGGAGGTCGTCCAAGTTCACATGATTCACTGGTCGATGTAGAGCCTTGAATTGGTTTCCACCGGTTCTCTTATTGTGGTCGTCGGCGTCGAATAAAGTTGCTCGGCAGTAGGCCATGAGCGCCTCCAAGCTACCTATTGAAGCTGCTTCATTTTCTTCGCAATCGAAGAATAAGTCCTCGAGGAAGGTGATCTCCTCACTGCAATCCGACCAGCTTCTGATTTGCAAGTGTTCCATGAGATCATTGAGATCGATCGGATCGGGCTCAATGCCGTTCTCGAAAAGGGCGAGCGCGGACCACACAATCCGCGCGGCGAGCGCGTCGGACGGCAAGGTCCCGCCCTCCGCCTTCCACGCTTGCTCGGCCACGAGTTGAACCAGCTCCATCACTTCCGGCGATGCGGCGCCGAGAGGAAGGACTTCGAGGGCGGTGGCCACGGATCTGAACAGCGCTCTGAAGTTGTTCGACACCCGATCCGAGTTAACCAGCACCCAGAGACGGGCACCAGGGCGGGCGAGGTCGCGAAGGAGATGCCCGAGCTTCTGCAGCGCGACGTGGAGCTCCGCTAGCCCGACAAAGGCGGAGGCAGGGAGGGCCTCGGCGACAACGTCGGCAAGGAACTCGCGGATCACGACGACCTGGCGGAGCGCCTCGCGGGCGTACTTGCGGTGTACGGGGAAGGCGGCGCCGCGGAGGGCGAGGACGTCGTCGGCGAGCAGGGAAAGAACGTGGATGAGAGACACGGAATTGACGGAGGTGCTGGGAGTCACCGCCGGAAGGCTGAAGATCTTACGGCTGCCTGTAGTCGCATTTGACATCGCGATGCTGAAATTGACTTAGAATCAACAAATCTAGGATCTGCTCTCCAAATCTAATAGCCCCCTTCGCCATTCgagattcatatatatatatacgcatAAGGCAAGAGGCTGCGGAAAAACACGTGTCGGTCGACGAAGTAGGAGCATGCGCCTCGACCTCACTGATATCACAAGAAGACGGACACGTGTCCGTAGAGCCGACAAATATTTTAGGCTAGCGACAGGATCCAATGTCAGCGTGGACGGCTCCGGACAC harbors:
- the LOC122036880 gene encoding protein LSM12 homolog codes for the protein MEGSVGEELAVGCVLSLRTTLNDEIEGQIVAYDRPSNILVIQEGSSKAGARRNVRLLKANYIKDFTFLKKAEDPLDVDKCFIDLAGLQAREDAALRQAEIEAERIGVGVTSEAQSIFDALSKTLPVHWDKTVIVVMNEVRVSSPYLPENVTGGTPAANDRVKKVLELERKRLQARNSSQV
- the LOC122036845 gene encoding U-box domain-containing protein 18-like codes for the protein MSNATTGSRKIFSLPAVTPSTSVNSVSLIHVLSLLADDVLALRGAAFPVHRKYAREALRQVVVIREFLADVVAEALPASAFVGLAELHVALQKLGHLLRDLARPGARLWVLVNSDRVSNNFRALFRSVATALEVLPLGAASPEVMELVQLVAEQAWKAEGGTLPSDALAARIVWSALALFENGIEPDPIDLNDLMEHLQIRSWSDCSEEITFLEDLFFDCEENEAASIGSLEALMAYCRATLFDADDHNKRTGGNQFKALHRPVNHVNLDDLRCPISLELMLDPVTIATGQTYDRASISKWLKSGCLTCPVTGKKLTDTTFVSNYAVQHLVEQLCASKNLSFPEPNSKQKRDGSKTATPPSSAAAGAMKMAAAFLVRKLAFPTSLEQRRAAFEVRRLSKSNVFNRACLVEAGAVPWLLHLSSSMDSSTQDNAMAALLNLSKHPSGARAIVEVGGLGLVVDVIRLTFKVEAQQNAVAILFYLSLVEEYRAAIGDLPEAIPLLVELMREGSYRGKKNAIVTIFGLSLCSSNQVKILESGAVPALMALLSGQEKGNLANDSMAVLAKIAEHPDGTAKILCYDGAISRLVEFFRSTGTSRSGRESCVSALLSLCVNGGAEVVELLRSMPVVMPPLYSLVTEGSPQAGKKARSLLNRIHEV